The segment GCGGTGCTGACGAAGGCGCACTTCATGGCGCGGTTCCGGGCGCTGGCCGCGCGCGGCGAGGGCGTCGCGGACGGCGGCACGGACGACGCCCGCTTCCTGTCCGCGGGGCGGCACGGCGACCAGGGCACGGTCGTCATGTACCGCTGCGAGGACGGCGTTCCGGCCCGCTACGTCTTCGTGTGGCGCCGGGAGGACGGCCGATGGGCCACCCTGCTGCGGGAGTTCACCTTCGAGCGGGACGTCTCGCCGCTGCTGGCCCTGCTCGCGGCGGCGACTACTGGTGGCGGCGCCGGGGGTGCTGCCGCCGAGGGGTGAGGTCGGCGGCCGGTCCGGCCCTTGCGCAGCGGCGGCAGCCGCTCCTGCGGGCCGTCGTCGTCCTGCCGGCGCAGCCGGACGGTGAACGTTCGTCCCGGTGAAGGGAGTTCGGGTCGGCGGGAGTTCGGTTCGGCGGGAGGTCAGGGGAGGGTGCCGAGCTGGGGACTGCCGGGGGAGTGCAGACGGCGGAGGAAGGCGAGGACGCCGGGGGTGCCGGTGGCGTGGCCGAAGGACTGGCGGACCAGACTGGCGTCGGGGAAGACCGGTCGGGCGGCGGGGCCGGCCGAGCGGGCCAGTACGAGGGCGGCGACGGTGCCCGCGGTCTGGTGGAACTCCGGTGCGGCGGGGGCGAGTTCGAGCATCAGGTCGCCGACGCCGGCCAGGCCGCAGCACTGGGTGACCAGCGGCATCCGCGGGGCCAGGTCCAGGCAGGCGCGGGCGCACCGTTCGGCGAGCGCGCGGTGGGCGGGTTCGCCGAGCTGCTCGGCGGCGCGGGCCAGGACGGCGCCGATCCCGGCCAGCCCGCGGCACCAGGAGCCGTAGCGGCGGCTG is part of the Kitasatospora cineracea genome and harbors:
- a CDS encoding DUF4440 domain-containing protein, which encodes MDGHLDGRLDGTLVARMREYLAAGTTMDLAALEALYDEEFENVRTDEAGRVAVLTKAHFMARFRALAARGEGVADGGTDDARFLSAGRHGDQGTVVMYRCEDGVPARYVFVWRREDGRWATLLREFTFERDVSPLLALLAAATTGGGAGGAAAEG